The window CTAGAAGAACAAACTAGAGTTAAGGAAGTCTCCTTAATTAAAAATCTTGAAAAAACAGCTCAGACATTAAATAAGATTGTTACAGTTTTAAGTGATGAAAACAAAGAAAAGGATGATGAAATTAACAAAATATTGATGATTAATCACCCCTTAGTTGAAGAGTTGAGAACGATCCTTGATATTCCGTATAATTTTTATATAGAGGGATTTAATGATATGAAAGAATTACTTTCCGCAAGAGGGTATAAACATGAAGTTATTTTGCCTTGGGAGGAAGAAGGAGAGTATGAAGTTTTTGAAAAAATCAAACAATAGAAAAAGATACAAATTAGAAGTTTCTAAATCAATATTTGATGATGATTTAAAACTAAAGTTTATAAAAAAACCAGAATGGAATGATGAATTTGTGTTGCATCAAGAAGAAGAGGAAGATGATGATGAATTTCCTTTCTAAAATAAAAATCGTTTAAAGTTTAAATATAAAAACAAAACCCGTTCGGAAAATCCGAACGGGTTTTATGAAGATTAAAAAATATTTTCTAAGGATAAGGAGCAATTTCCACTTCAAGCCCTTCCATGGCATCTGCAATATGCAGCTGACAGCCTAATCGGCTATTATCTTTCACATGGAAAGCTTCAGCAAGCATAGCATCTTCTTCATCTCCCATTGGTTCTAAGCCCGGATCATTGATTACATAAACCTGGCATGAAGCACACATCGCCATTCCACCACATACCCCAATAGTACCTTCTTCAGCCAATTCATAGGAACGGATAATTTCCATTAAGTTCATGGACATATCCGTTGGAGCTATAACATCGTGGGTTACACCTTCTCTGTCGGTGATTTTAATATTAATATCTGACATAATTCTGCAAAATTAGTCAATTTTTTTCACAACAGCCTTCTCTGCTTCTTTACGGCTTCCGTCAAATCCGTCTACTCCACTTACTGTAGTATATTTTAATACGAATTTTTTGCCAGGATTCAATCTGTTATAAACACTTTGACACATTAAAGTAGCCTCGTGGAAACCACAAAGGATCAATTTTAATTTACCCGGATAGGTATTGATATCTCCGATTGCGTAGATACCCTCAATGTTTGTCTGATAATCAAGAGCGTTGTTTACCACAATCGCATTCTTTTCAATATTTAATCCCCAGTTTCCGATCTCACCCAATTTTGGAGTCAATCCGAATAATGGAATGAAATAATCTGTTTCAATTTCAAAAGCATCTTCACCATCTTTTTGTACAGTGATGGCTTCTACTTTTCCATCCCCTCTGATACCAGTAACTTCAGCAGGGGTAATCAACTTGATTTTCCCTTCGTTTTTCAGATCCTGAACTTTTTCTACAGAATCCAAAGCTCCTCTGAACTCATTTCTTCTGTGGATCAAAGTGACTTCGCTAGCTACATTAGAAAGGAAAATACTCCAGTCAAGGGCAGAATCTCCCCCTCCGGCGATTACTACTTTTTTATTTCTGAAGTGCTCAGGTTCTTTAACGAAATATTCAAGTCCTTTTTCTTCATAATCAGCTACATTTTCGAAAGTAGGTTTTCTAGGTTCGAAAGTACCCAATCCACCTGCAATAGCAATAGCTTTACATCTATGAACAGTACCTTTGTTAGTAACGACTTCAAACCATTCATCATCTACCTTGGTATAAGAAACTGCTGTTTCCCCCAAAGTAAATCCTGGTTGAAACTGCTTGATCTGCTCCATCAAATTATCCACTAATTCTCCAGCGTTTACTGAAGGATACCCTGGAATATCAAAAATAGGTTTCTTCGGATAAAGTTCGGCCAATTGCCCTCCTGGTTGTGGAAGTGCGTCAATAATATGGCACTTCATTTTTAAAAGCCCTGCTTCAAAAACTGCAAAAAGTCCTGTAGGACCTGCCCCTATGATCAATATATCAGTGGTTATCATAATTTAGATAATTTAATTATACATGTAGCTGCAAATTTACTAATTTTAATGCGAAGCATATTTAATTGATTCTAAATAAAAAGCTGAGATTTGTCAAATATCTATCAATTAAGATTTTAATTTTGGCAATGTTTTTGTAAATGTCATGTTATGAAGAAAATTTTAAACCTTTTTGCCGTACTCATATTCTTTTTAGGCTCTGCCCAAATTGATAACATCGCAGATGGCGAATCCATCACTCTTAGAATCCATTATGGGTTCCTGAATGCCGGAACCGCTAACCTTACGACTAAAAAGACCACGTATAAAGGAGAGCCTCATCTATACGTAAAAGGGACCGGGCAGACTACCGGTGCCGTAAAAGCTTTCTTCAAAGTAGAAGACCTCTATGAAAGTTTTATTGACAGCGCAAGCGGATTGCCCAGCTATTATGTTCGAAACGTACGTGAAGGAAGCTATCGCCAGCATTTTGAAACTGCCTTTAATCATGATAACAATACTTTAATCTTAACAGATAAGAAAACACCAGCCAATGGTTCAAAGGTTATCAAATCTGTAAAAGGTGTTCAGGATATGCTTTCCTGTTTCTATTATCTGCGAAGCAAAAGGCCGGATGAGCTGAAAGTAGGAACTGTAATCAACATGAATGTATGGATTGATGATGAAATGTTTCCTTTTCAGCTTAAAGTAATAGGCACTGAGAATTTAAAAACAAAATTTGGGACGATCAATTGTTTAAAAATTATTCCTTCTGTAAAAAGCGGAAGAGTATTCAAAGAAAAAGAAGGGGTAACCATGTGGGTTTCCAATGATGCCAACCACTTGCCAATGCTCTTGAAAGCTGAATTAGCAGTAGGGTCGCTTAAAGCAAGTATTGATGATTACAAAAATGTAAAATATCCCTTAAAGTTTACCAAGTAAACCTATAATCAATTTTAACGAATCAATGTCTGTAATTTTTTACAGACATTTTTTATTTTAAATGTAATAGATATCAAATAAAGATTGTCTTACTAATAGAAGCAGCAACGAGGCTGCAATGTCAATACTTCGATGGAATCCCTTGCCTACCCGAAGTATGGATATAAGAAACAGACACGTGTAAATTTTTCAATAAGATCAGTTTTTAATTACGTTTTGTTTCTTAGGTCAGTAATTAAAAACAAAAACCTCCGGAGCTCCGGAGGTTTATTGTATTATAATGTCTTGAATTGCTCCAAGGATCTTATATCATTTTCGAAGAACATTCTGATATCACTCATTTGGTAAAGAAGCATGGTAATTCTTTCAATACCCATTCCAAATGCGTATCCTGAATATTTCTCAGAATCAATATTTACATTCTTTAATACGGCAGGATCTACCATACCACAACCCATGATTTCTAACCATCCTGTACCTTTGGTAATTCTATAGTCAGTTTCAGAGTTTAATCCCCAATATACATCAATCTCAGCACTTGGCTCAGTGAATGGGAAATAAGAAGGTCTCATTCTGATTTTAGATTTTCCGAAAAGCTCAGTAGTAAAGAACTGGATTGTTTGCTTTAAGTCTGCAAAACTTACATTCTCATCAATATACAATCCTTCAATCTGATGGAAGATACAGTGAGAACGTGAAGAAATTGCTTCATTTCTGAACACTCTTCCCGGAGATAAAATCCTGATAGGCGGCTGGTTTTCTTCCATATAACGAGTCTGTACAGAAGAAGTATGCGTTCTCAAAAGAATATCCGGATTCTGCTCAATGAAGAACGTATCCTGCATATCTCTTGCCGGGTGATATTCCGGAAGATTCAATGCGGTAAAGTTATGCCAGTCATCTTCAATCTCAGGACCATCTGCTACTGCAAATCCAATGGATTTAAAGATTTCAATAATTCTGTTTTTAACCAGGTTGATCGGATGTCTTGATCCCAGATCTAGTGGAAATGCCGGTCTAGTAAGATCTTCTTTTTCTATCACAACAGAAGATGCAGAAGCTGTTTTCAGGTCCTCCAATTTCACAGCAACAGCTTGTTTCAAAGTATTGATCTTCTGTCCGAATTCTTTCTTCTGATCGTTAGGAACTTCTTTAAATTTTTCAAAAAAATCATTCAGAACTCCTTTTTTACCGTTGTACTTGATACGGAAGTTCTCTATCTCTTCCTTAGAGGTAGCATTGAAGCCGTTTACTTCGATCAGTAGTTCTTCTATCTTTTCTATCATTATTTTACCCTTTCAAAATGTTTTGCAAAAATACGACTTTTAAGTTGAATAATAGGTCCGTCATAAAAAAATCTGCCTCTTTTTCGAGAGGCAGACTTCAATCACTTATTTCACTTAAATAAAAAAATTATTTCTTTTCTAAGGCTTTAACGTTGATCTGAAGAGTTACCTCATCTTTAATCACCCCGTTTTCAGCAGGAGCCTGAAACTTCACGCCAAACTCTTCTCTTTTGATATCCTTAGGCTCAGTAGCAATACTTACATCTCCATCTTTCACCGAAACATTCGCTTTAAACTGAACTGGTTTTGTAATCCCTTTAATTGTTAAATTACCATCCAGAAGAGTATTATAATCACCTTCTGTAGCAGGAGTAACTTTTGTAATTTCATAAGAAGCCGTTGGGAATTTTTCCACTTCAAAGAAATCTCCACTCTTCAGGTGACCGTTTAATTTTCCCATATCATCCGGACTGTCTTTCAAGTCTACAGAGGTCAGGGAATTCATATCAGCAACAAATTTACCGCTTTCTAGTTTTCCTTCCTTCACTGTTACATCACCACTTTCAAACTTAATTGTTCCGAAGTGGCTTGTATTCTCAGATTTGAATACTTTATATCCTTTCCATTCAACTTTACTGTTTAGCGTATCCAAAGTGTACTGGTTACCATCCTTGGTTGTAGTCACCTCATTACTTTCGCTGGTAAGCGGTTTATCTTTTTACAAGAAACCATTACAGCAGCAACGAATAAAGCAGGAATAGCTAACGAAAACAGTTTTTTTCTCATTTTTGATTTATTTTTATTACTCCCGCTAATATAATAAAAAAAATTATGTTTTCATAAAAACCTTACATTTGTAATATGCTTTTAGAAATAAACAATTTATTCTTCTCTCACACCAAAGAAAAACCGCTTTTTCAAAACCTTAATTTAAGATTTGAGGCCAATAAAATTATAGCTTTGGCAGGAGAAAGCGGATGCGGAAAATCTACTCTTTTGGGTTTGGTGTACGGACTGCTTGATTGGGAAAGCGGAGAGATCATTTTTAATGGAGCCAAACTGTTAGGACCAAAAGGAAATCTTGTTCCCGGTGAAGCTGAAATGAAGTTTGTAGCACAGAATTTTGATCTGATGCCTTATGCCACAGTTGCTGAAAATGTAGGTAAATTTATTTCGAATATTAATTTAACAAAGAAAAGAGAAACCGTTATGGAACTTCTTGAAGTTGTAGGACTTCAGGAGTTTGCCAATGTACTTCCAAAATATTTAAGCGGCGGACAGCAGCAAAGAGTCGCCATCGCAAGAGCGCTATCCGTTATGCCTAAACTGTTGATCCTTGATGAACCTTTCAGTAATCTTGATTTTCCAAGAAAGATTGAACTTAGAGAAAGACTGTTCAGATATGTAAAAGAACATCAGATTTCTCTGATTATTTCTACTCACGAACTTCAAGACATTATGCCATGGCTGGATCAGATTGTTATCCTTCAAAATGGAAGACTTATTCAGAACGATAGTCCGGAAGAAACCTATAAAAATCCTTACAATTCATATGTTGCCAAATTGTTTGGTGAGGTAAATATTTTCAGTGAAAATGAAGCAGAAGATTTCCAGCTATCCAAGTTTTTCTA of the Chryseobacterium capnotolerans genome contains:
- the pheS gene encoding phenylalanine--tRNA ligase subunit alpha, whose translation is MIEKIEELLIEVNGFNATSKEEIENFRIKYNGKKGVLNDFFEKFKEVPNDQKKEFGQKINTLKQAVAVKLEDLKTASASSVVIEKEDLTRPAFPLDLGSRHPINLVKNRIIEIFKSIGFAVADGPEIEDDWHNFTALNLPEYHPARDMQDTFFIEQNPDILLRTHTSSVQTRYMEENQPPIRILSPGRVFRNEAISSRSHCIFHQIEGLYIDENVSFADLKQTIQFFTTELFGKSKIRMRPSYFPFTEPSAEIDVYWGLNSETDYRITKGTGWLEIMGCGMVDPAVLKNVNIDSEKYSGYAFGMGIERITMLLYQMSDIRMFFENDIRSLEQFKTL
- a CDS encoding sulfate/molybdate ABC transporter ATP-binding protein, with amino-acid sequence MLLEINNLFFSHTKEKPLFQNLNLRFEANKIIALAGESGCGKSTLLGLVYGLLDWESGEIIFNGAKLLGPKGNLVPGEAEMKFVAQNFDLMPYATVAENVGKFISNINLTKKRETVMELLEVVGLQEFANVLPKYLSGGQQQRVAIARALSVMPKLLILDEPFSNLDFPRKIELRERLFRYVKEHQISLIISTHELQDIMPWLDQIVILQNGRLIQNDSPEETYKNPYNSYVAKLFGEVNIFSENEAEDFQLSKFFYYPKGIKISENGFEAEVLESRFAGNYYWNKVKAKNKELVVYTDDKLHESVNISFI
- a CDS encoding DUF3108 domain-containing protein, whose amino-acid sequence is MKKILNLFAVLIFFLGSAQIDNIADGESITLRIHYGFLNAGTANLTTKKTTYKGEPHLYVKGTGQTTGAVKAFFKVEDLYESFIDSASGLPSYYVRNVREGSYRQHFETAFNHDNNTLILTDKKTPANGSKVIKSVKGVQDMLSCFYYLRSKRPDELKVGTVINMNVWIDDEMFPFQLKVIGTENLKTKFGTINCLKIIPSVKSGRVFKEKEGVTMWVSNDANHLPMLLKAELAVGSLKASIDDYKNVKYPLKFTK
- a CDS encoding NAD(P)/FAD-dependent oxidoreductase, with the translated sequence MITTDILIIGAGPTGLFAVFEAGLLKMKCHIIDALPQPGGQLAELYPKKPIFDIPGYPSVNAGELVDNLMEQIKQFQPGFTLGETAVSYTKVDDEWFEVVTNKGTVHRCKAIAIAGGLGTFEPRKPTFENVADYEEKGLEYFVKEPEHFRNKKVVIAGGGDSALDWSIFLSNVASEVTLIHRRNEFRGALDSVEKVQDLKNEGKIKLITPAEVTGIRGDGKVEAITVQKDGEDAFEIETDYFIPLFGLTPKLGEIGNWGLNIEKNAIVVNNALDYQTNIEGIYAIGDINTYPGKLKLILCGFHEATLMCQSVYNRLNPGKKFVLKYTTVSGVDGFDGSRKEAEKAVVKKID
- a CDS encoding 2Fe-2S iron-sulfur cluster-binding protein — translated: MSDINIKITDREGVTHDVIAPTDMSMNLMEIIRSYELAEEGTIGVCGGMAMCASCQVYVINDPGLEPMGDEEDAMLAEAFHVKDNSRLGCQLHIADAMEGLEVEIAPYP